The following proteins are encoded in a genomic region of Candidatus Zixiibacteriota bacterium:
- a CDS encoding sigma-54 dependent transcriptional regulator gives MARILIIDDEENIRSSLKSALERRGHEIVTAESFTQGAQFASSGFDLIFLDVLLPDGNGLDLLKSILAQNRRQIVVVISGHADIDMAVEAIRVGAYDFIEKPVALDRVLITIDNATKTSDLVTENTRLSSLLYGEFIGESAEIRGLKNDVVKSAPKATNFMIYGENGTGKELIAHMIHRASRFSDGPFVAVNCAALPSELVESTLFGHTAGAFTGARSARKGCFREAGSGSIFLDEISEMPPAAQAKILRVVETRTVVPVGSDKPSSIECNIIAASNRDLGRMVSEGKFRQDLLYRLNVVQFQIPPLRERTEDIPLLVQHFLSRFAAEIKTVPKTLSDDAIALLTGFDFPGNTRELKNLMERVNIYCEDQVVQLPDLKPLMPRTIAPATAPLKMAMADFEREYIQAAVSRNRGNIAKAARELGVERSHLYKKMKKHTR, from the coding sequence ATGGCACGCATACTGATCATCGATGACGAAGAAAACATCCGCAGTTCGCTCAAATCGGCCTTGGAACGTAGGGGTCATGAGATCGTCACCGCCGAGAGCTTCACGCAAGGAGCTCAATTCGCATCGTCCGGATTCGATCTGATATTCCTCGATGTTCTCCTCCCCGACGGCAACGGACTGGACCTGCTCAAGTCTATCCTGGCTCAGAACCGTCGCCAGATTGTGGTAGTGATTTCCGGTCATGCCGATATCGATATGGCCGTTGAGGCTATCCGTGTCGGAGCCTACGATTTTATCGAAAAACCGGTTGCTCTGGACCGGGTCCTGATCACTATCGACAACGCCACCAAAACCAGCGACCTGGTTACTGAGAACACAAGACTCTCGTCTTTGCTCTACGGCGAGTTTATCGGTGAGTCGGCTGAGATTCGCGGCCTCAAGAACGATGTCGTGAAGTCGGCGCCCAAGGCGACCAACTTCATGATCTACGGAGAGAACGGCACCGGCAAGGAACTGATCGCACACATGATCCACCGGGCCAGTCGCTTTTCCGATGGACCCTTCGTGGCCGTAAACTGTGCCGCCCTGCCCTCTGAGCTTGTCGAGTCGACCTTGTTCGGTCATACCGCAGGCGCTTTCACCGGGGCTCGCAGCGCGCGCAAGGGGTGCTTTCGTGAAGCCGGAAGCGGTTCTATCTTTCTGGACGAGATCAGCGAAATGCCGCCGGCCGCACAGGCGAAAATTCTGCGCGTCGTCGAAACCCGGACGGTTGTGCCGGTCGGATCGGATAAACCCAGTTCCATAGAGTGCAACATCATAGCGGCGTCAAACCGTGATCTTGGCCGGATGGTTTCGGAAGGGAAGTTTAGGCAAGACCTCTTGTACCGTCTTAACGTGGTGCAGTTTCAGATACCTCCCTTGAGAGAGCGAACAGAGGATATCCCGCTCTTGGTGCAACACTTTCTTAGCCGCTTTGCCGCCGAGATCAAGACCGTTCCAAAAACACTATCCGATGATGCGATTGCCTTACTGACCGGCTTTGACTTCCCAGGTAACACCCGTGAACTGAAGAACCTCATGGAGCGTGTAAACATTTACTGCGAAGATCAGGTTGTCCAGCTGCCCGATCTGAAGCCGCTGATGCCGCGGACAATCGCTCCAGCCACAGCCCCCCTGAAGATGGCAATGGCAGATTTTGAGCGTGAGTATATTCAGGCCGCTGTCTCACGCAACAGGGGGAACATTGCCAAAGCAGCCAGGGAGCTTGGTGTCGAGAGATCCCATCTCTACAAGAAAATGAAAAAGCACACCCGGTAG
- a CDS encoding ATP-binding protein, with protein MTYTGRIRVYLIVVAMLPPLLVMSVIYFHSVRQVEASDRQHAVQNLQKYQIFLRTFESELNDNLEALFDSESLGRARLLLQSGREDKVVLTPKQFGFDFMEIIDTAYRVVATHHRPGLLGESIRPAQLSEGFGNTGSTHTVEYDVGGPHAAVTLVRPIDPGLLLYTGRYLDTQYQLRLAGLLDAEINIVIEPKVTDIHQQMEPGTLYDVEGEYHAVLTKPSPPGFITVATFATGVEKPIFISLLSVTGLVAALSVSFAIGLGMFITNRVKREIDNLVMASVGIAAGDFTTPVMAYEEGEFSLLAESFNDMKTKLKSTQKKLATSEKIAAWQMVGRKLAHEIKNPLTPIVIGVDDLRRSYLEQLPQFDQTLDQTTTTIKSEVSRMTKLLEHFAEFARMSEPVIRVVPADDFVNEVTLLYRREVESNRLAVFNSIQPKDVRLDPDAFKQVLVNLIKNGLETADGTKVTVTLNDDKSDLVITVEDTGPGFTHEKLQNSFEPYISHKTGGAGLGLVICHRIVHDHGGTMELYNRPEGGGGVRITLPQ; from the coding sequence ATGACCTACACTGGGCGAATACGAGTCTACCTGATAGTTGTAGCCATGTTGCCACCGCTTCTGGTAATGTCGGTAATCTACTTTCACTCGGTCAGGCAGGTTGAAGCCTCGGATCGTCAGCATGCCGTCCAGAACCTTCAAAAGTATCAGATCTTTCTGCGCACCTTCGAGAGCGAACTGAACGACAACCTGGAAGCGCTTTTTGACTCTGAATCGCTGGGCCGGGCGCGATTACTGTTGCAATCCGGGCGTGAGGACAAAGTAGTGCTGACCCCTAAGCAGTTTGGGTTCGACTTCATGGAGATCATTGATACTGCTTACAGGGTAGTGGCAACGCATCATCGACCCGGCCTGTTGGGGGAGTCGATTCGACCGGCGCAGTTGTCGGAGGGTTTTGGCAACACCGGAAGTACTCACACCGTCGAATACGATGTCGGTGGACCACATGCGGCCGTTACATTGGTGAGACCGATCGACCCGGGCCTGTTGTTGTATACCGGTCGATACCTCGACACGCAATACCAACTTCGTCTTGCGGGATTACTGGATGCTGAGATTAACATCGTCATAGAGCCAAAGGTAACCGATATTCATCAGCAGATGGAACCGGGAACTCTGTACGATGTGGAAGGCGAGTACCACGCGGTGTTGACCAAGCCCTCGCCACCTGGTTTTATCACGGTGGCCACCTTTGCAACCGGGGTCGAGAAGCCCATCTTCATTTCGCTTTTGTCTGTTACCGGCTTAGTCGCCGCTCTGTCGGTCAGTTTTGCAATCGGACTGGGCATGTTCATCACCAACCGCGTCAAACGTGAAATCGATAATCTGGTGATGGCCTCGGTCGGAATAGCGGCCGGAGATTTTACCACCCCGGTGATGGCCTACGAGGAAGGGGAGTTTTCTTTGTTGGCCGAATCGTTCAACGACATGAAAACCAAACTGAAATCAACCCAGAAGAAACTGGCCACCAGTGAGAAAATCGCCGCCTGGCAGATGGTCGGGCGAAAACTGGCCCATGAGATAAAAAACCCTCTGACCCCGATCGTCATCGGAGTGGATGATCTCCGCCGCTCCTACCTGGAACAGCTACCCCAATTCGATCAGACGCTGGATCAAACAACCACTACGATAAAGAGCGAAGTCAGCCGAATGACCAAACTGCTGGAGCACTTCGCCGAATTCGCCCGCATGAGCGAACCGGTTATCCGTGTAGTGCCGGCCGATGACTTCGTCAATGAAGTAACCCTCTTGTACCGTCGAGAGGTTGAGTCAAACCGCTTAGCCGTTTTCAACAGCATCCAGCCAAAAGATGTCCGGCTTGATCCCGATGCGTTCAAACAGGTGCTGGTCAATCTAATCAAGAACGGGCTCGAAACCGCTGACGGGACTAAAGTGACAGTGACGCTGAACGATGACAAAAGTGATCTGGTGATCACGGTCGAAGATACGGGTCCTGGTTTTACTCATGAGAAACTACAAAACAGTTTCGAGCCGTATATATCGCACAAGACTGGTGGGGCCGGCCTGGGTTTGGTGATATGTCATCGCATCGTTCATGATCACGGCGGAACGATGGAGCTTTACAATCGACCTGAAGGAGGAGGCGGGGTACGCATCACGTTGCCCCAATAG
- a CDS encoding CAP domain-containing protein yields the protein MNHRIRRLFVLISLITFIGWALFIFMGWHSYLVSAPEAPSRVSESYSGPVLHWEATAGDPDNCPPVFPELEEAILEKVNERRDRNRLGRLEFDSLLSAAARCEATIMLSEGIRGFTSPDGSHLDERISTWATDRIGISRGLQMPIPHLSASILSDAEDIVRGWHNPGKQQALLADPGYDLAGVGVARGGDSAVVVLILYADLIRLDEHLPLRLAGDSTLSVNGEYTNNTTEGEIKVTLEKQGRGFFTRYDHEPMPLEVNRVGNRLQMELSFDGKGLYLLRGEAGDRLLDTHPIEVY from the coding sequence TTGAACCATCGAATCAGACGACTATTCGTGTTGATTTCGCTCATTACCTTCATCGGATGGGCCTTGTTCATATTTATGGGCTGGCACTCATATCTCGTGTCGGCCCCTGAGGCGCCGTCGCGGGTGAGTGAGAGCTACAGCGGACCGGTTCTGCACTGGGAGGCGACCGCCGGCGATCCGGACAATTGTCCCCCGGTCTTTCCAGAACTGGAAGAGGCCATACTTGAGAAAGTAAACGAGAGGCGTGACCGAAACCGACTGGGACGACTTGAGTTCGATTCTCTGTTGTCGGCCGCGGCCAGATGTGAAGCCACCATCATGTTGTCTGAGGGAATAAGAGGCTTCACTTCCCCCGACGGCAGCCACCTGGACGAACGGATATCCACCTGGGCGACCGATCGAATCGGGATCAGTCGTGGCTTGCAGATGCCGATTCCACATCTCAGCGCAAGTATCCTCTCCGACGCCGAAGATATCGTGCGCGGCTGGCACAATCCGGGAAAGCAACAGGCCCTTCTGGCTGACCCGGGATATGACCTGGCCGGAGTGGGCGTCGCCCGCGGTGGCGACTCGGCTGTCGTCGTGCTCATACTATATGCAGACTTGATCAGGTTGGACGAACACCTGCCGTTGCGCCTGGCTGGAGATTCGACTCTTTCCGTGAACGGCGAATACACCAATAACACTACGGAAGGCGAGATCAAGGTTACTCTGGAGAAACAGGGACGCGGTTTCTTCACCAGATATGACCATGAACCGATGCCATTAGAAGTCAATCGAGTCGGTAACAGATTACAGATGGAACTGTCATTCGACGGCAAAGGACTCTACCTGCTTCGCGGTGAGGCCGGCGACCGCCTGCTTGACACTCATCCCATAGAGGTATACTAG
- a CDS encoding sigma 54-interacting transcriptional regulator, which produces MNTTPTSKKYEFITPISENALCQSWQARDRQTGEIVYVKTPSQSGPLELQASNRIIARSFANQRSLRTPKILTARAKHFEANTFYVEYPYLDNRIWKPLTADRFVKNPIEILTQISTIVDYLHLSGLVHGDLKFGNFLIDARPTRLSIILIDLDFLCEANEGLQAQVFGTPEHIAPEVIANRMVVPQSDNYSLGVSLQKVLEELRAEPASGDTDTEDTTAGAERLAVRLVAEEWSQRPAYLTSALFEEGLIDRRTFESSQKSLFGMKSLSDFRLSSHRQSARRGLAKTLLSAKNMVMGLSDELLTDLGKAYEVDRQATFRVARKLLEDARIERFGDYWHIAPSDSELKAVFRSANNICKRDSGELVDDSKDARPQLNTLIQQAADLKQTGELYKALFILKECEEITENEPEANNENGRTEVLRELVEVSYGLNRPKDASHYSDQLLELLPKESEEYLSLLHEQTVAAINTKDTEKLQGMIQFGFELASDRSNSEYKSKFDRLRAWQYSLNGDHKSAEQILSSLLQSARKSGWCDQAVLIGYAQGVVEWRRGDFIRSEMHLLEAFSLAKSKNITIEQNPVTAMLTLLYSELAEYDKAVKYGKLAIRNASTPRETAKLQAVYTPLMFGFVRLGEFRKAEYWLQKYLNFKFASDQSSHLMFFYLNRGFLQGNMGDLTAAKQSWQQALEIPTSNAMQKPVGKVHQNLAEVALFQGDIESCREHIKSAISCFAPLHDTAALAEVELINCLGQVYYEPDPAGEALLTCARTLVENNCLFCAGICLFHLLIRSDTAIVRDALEIATPLVDRLEKSKSPVLKAVSMMVRFAKYDSHETAERLGVLKSVYRILDKAGQKFLTLLICQQLALIYEDGSNPKLAQKFYAHALKIAEALGNSLFSNSIQERLDKITPETDNRDRLISSLHGISEALSSIDDYEGSLRKMVGFAVEQTGAERGALLLKKSNKQALQVGAFLHCDEESLADIQAISSRIPQDAMNETKSIIIENALADPRTKEYQSIIYHNILSVACLPIVRDNEQIGALYLDHHTIPALFDAADIMYMESIANFMSVMLTTAQRYKASNLAHEELLGDLNRLGNEQSFVTVDPVIQQLLSRLPEIARSEAPVLITGESGTGKEILASLIHNLSVRADQPMIKMNCSAIAHDLIESELFGVAKNVATGVGVRDGKFSAADNGTLLLDEIGDMAIGVQAKLLRVLEYQQFEKVGSNRTISVDIRFLYSTNKNLRQAVKDKEFREDLLHRLNTFTIEIPPLRERQNDIPVLVDHFIRIFSAGKVPPRIQSDVMDFLIAYAWSGNVRELKNTIERLCILYPGQRVAPSMLPLEIYTSDSKKESSKKIAEAREKAEIIAALIKCDWVQSRVAKLLGMSLATLRRKIKKYGISRD; this is translated from the coding sequence ATGAACACAACGCCGACATCCAAGAAATACGAGTTCATTACTCCGATTTCAGAAAACGCACTTTGTCAGTCCTGGCAGGCCAGAGACAGGCAAACCGGCGAGATAGTATACGTAAAGACGCCGAGCCAATCTGGCCCCCTGGAGTTGCAGGCATCCAATCGTATAATAGCGAGGTCGTTTGCCAACCAGAGGTCTTTGAGAACGCCCAAAATCCTCACGGCCAGGGCAAAGCACTTTGAAGCCAATACGTTTTATGTGGAGTACCCGTACCTTGATAATCGTATCTGGAAGCCGCTCACAGCGGACAGATTTGTCAAGAATCCCATAGAGATTCTCACTCAGATCAGCACCATAGTCGATTATCTACATCTCTCGGGGCTGGTACATGGCGATCTGAAATTCGGAAATTTCCTCATAGACGCCAGGCCGACCAGATTATCGATCATTCTCATTGACCTGGACTTTCTGTGCGAGGCCAACGAAGGACTTCAAGCGCAAGTATTTGGGACCCCTGAACACATAGCACCTGAAGTCATTGCGAACCGTATGGTCGTTCCTCAGTCGGACAATTACTCCCTGGGCGTGTCGCTTCAGAAAGTGCTGGAGGAACTGCGGGCGGAGCCGGCCAGCGGGGATACCGATACCGAGGACACTACGGCCGGGGCGGAGAGGTTGGCCGTCAGGCTGGTGGCTGAGGAATGGTCGCAACGCCCGGCCTATCTAACTAGCGCCTTGTTTGAAGAAGGCCTGATTGATCGCCGGACTTTCGAATCGTCTCAGAAATCGCTTTTCGGGATGAAGTCACTGTCTGACTTCAGGCTCTCAAGCCATCGTCAATCGGCCAGGCGCGGTCTGGCCAAAACCCTCCTGTCGGCTAAGAACATGGTAATGGGATTGAGTGATGAACTGCTAACTGATCTCGGGAAAGCCTACGAAGTCGACAGACAGGCCACCTTCCGTGTTGCCCGTAAGTTGCTTGAGGATGCTCGCATTGAGAGATTCGGCGACTACTGGCACATCGCACCATCCGACAGCGAACTCAAAGCCGTGTTTAGATCGGCCAACAACATTTGCAAGCGAGATTCGGGTGAGTTAGTCGACGATAGTAAGGACGCTCGCCCACAATTAAACACTCTTATCCAACAAGCGGCCGATCTGAAACAAACGGGCGAACTATACAAAGCTCTATTCATCCTCAAAGAGTGTGAGGAGATTACAGAGAACGAGCCTGAGGCAAATAACGAAAACGGCCGAACGGAGGTTCTCCGGGAATTGGTAGAAGTCTCGTATGGACTGAACCGGCCCAAAGATGCTTCTCATTATAGTGATCAACTGCTTGAATTGCTACCGAAGGAGTCTGAGGAGTATTTGAGTCTTCTGCATGAGCAAACTGTGGCAGCTATAAATACCAAGGATACAGAGAAGCTACAGGGAATGATCCAATTTGGTTTCGAGTTGGCCTCGGACCGGTCCAACTCTGAGTACAAATCAAAGTTTGACCGCTTGAGAGCATGGCAGTATAGTCTGAATGGCGATCACAAAAGCGCCGAGCAAATCCTCAGTTCTTTACTTCAATCGGCAAGGAAGTCCGGTTGGTGTGATCAGGCGGTGTTAATAGGCTATGCACAGGGGGTGGTCGAGTGGCGACGAGGAGATTTCATCCGGTCTGAAATGCACCTCTTGGAGGCGTTCAGCCTCGCGAAGTCCAAAAACATTACAATAGAACAGAATCCTGTAACGGCCATGTTGACGCTACTATACAGTGAACTGGCAGAGTATGACAAAGCTGTCAAGTACGGCAAACTGGCCATCCGGAACGCATCGACTCCACGGGAAACGGCGAAACTGCAGGCTGTATATACACCGCTCATGTTCGGCTTTGTCCGACTCGGTGAGTTCAGAAAAGCTGAATACTGGCTCCAAAAGTATTTGAATTTCAAGTTCGCTTCCGACCAAAGCAGTCATCTGATGTTTTTTTATCTCAATCGAGGATTTCTGCAGGGAAACATGGGTGATCTTACGGCGGCCAAGCAATCCTGGCAACAGGCGCTTGAGATACCCACTTCAAATGCCATGCAGAAGCCGGTCGGCAAAGTGCATCAGAACCTGGCTGAGGTTGCTCTTTTTCAAGGCGATATTGAAAGTTGCCGGGAACACATTAAGTCAGCCATTAGTTGTTTCGCACCCCTCCACGACACCGCCGCTCTGGCCGAAGTAGAACTGATTAACTGCCTTGGCCAGGTTTATTACGAACCTGATCCGGCCGGGGAAGCGCTGCTTACCTGTGCGAGAACACTGGTTGAGAACAACTGCCTATTCTGTGCGGGGATCTGTTTGTTTCATCTGCTCATCAGGTCGGATACGGCGATAGTCCGCGATGCGCTCGAAATAGCCACTCCGTTAGTAGATCGATTGGAGAAGTCAAAGAGTCCGGTACTGAAAGCAGTCTCAATGATGGTCCGATTTGCCAAGTATGACTCGCATGAAACAGCTGAACGCTTAGGTGTCCTAAAATCAGTCTACCGGATTCTTGACAAGGCGGGTCAGAAATTCCTGACGCTGTTGATATGCCAACAGTTGGCACTCATATACGAAGATGGCTCCAACCCCAAACTGGCTCAGAAGTTCTACGCGCATGCGCTGAAGATCGCCGAGGCTCTGGGCAATTCTCTGTTTTCGAACTCAATACAAGAGCGCCTCGACAAGATCACCCCTGAGACTGACAATCGTGACCGGCTGATCAGTTCCTTGCACGGGATTTCGGAGGCATTAAGCAGTATTGATGACTACGAAGGGTCACTGAGGAAGATGGTAGGCTTTGCTGTTGAGCAAACAGGCGCTGAAAGGGGAGCTTTGCTCCTGAAGAAGAGTAACAAACAAGCTCTTCAAGTTGGCGCCTTTCTTCATTGTGATGAAGAAAGTCTGGCGGACATTCAGGCCATCAGCTCCAGGATTCCACAGGATGCGATGAATGAGACGAAGTCGATCATTATCGAGAATGCACTGGCCGATCCTCGCACCAAAGAATACCAGAGTATAATCTATCACAACATTCTTTCTGTGGCCTGCTTACCGATTGTGAGAGACAACGAACAAATAGGTGCCCTTTATCTGGACCACCATACTATTCCCGCTCTTTTCGATGCGGCGGATATCATGTACATGGAGTCAATTGCGAACTTCATGTCGGTTATGTTGACCACGGCTCAGAGATACAAAGCTTCGAATCTGGCCCACGAGGAGCTATTGGGTGACCTCAATCGGCTTGGGAACGAGCAGTCGTTCGTTACGGTCGACCCTGTTATTCAGCAGTTATTGAGTCGGCTGCCCGAAATCGCTCGTTCGGAAGCTCCTGTTTTGATAACCGGCGAAAGCGGCACGGGCAAAGAAATCCTGGCTAGTCTGATTCACAATCTCAGCGTCCGTGCTGACCAGCCGATGATCAAAATGAACTGTTCGGCCATAGCCCATGACCTCATTGAGAGTGAACTGTTCGGAGTGGCCAAGAATGTGGCCACCGGGGTCGGCGTTCGCGACGGAAAGTTCTCAGCCGCCGATAACGGTACTCTCTTGCTTGATGAGATCGGTGACATGGCGATTGGGGTGCAAGCCAAGCTCTTGCGCGTTCTTGAGTATCAACAGTTCGAAAAAGTAGGTAGTAACAGAACGATTTCAGTAGACATAAGATTTCTGTACTCAACCAACAAAAACTTGCGCCAAGCTGTAAAGGACAAAGAATTCAGGGAAGACCTGCTACACCGGCTTAACACTTTCACCATTGAAATCCCACCGCTGAGAGAACGTCAGAACGACATTCCTGTTCTGGTCGACCATTTTATCCGAATCTTCTCGGCAGGCAAGGTTCCGCCACGCATTCAGTCTGATGTCATGGATTTCTTGATAGCTTATGCTTGGTCCGGCAATGTGCGAGAACTCAAGAACACAATCGAGCGCCTGTGTATTCTGTACCCCGGTCAGCGTGTCGCCCCTTCGATGCTGCCGCTGGAGATATATACTTCTGACTCCAAAAAAGAATCCTCCAAGAAGATTGCAGAGGCCAGAGAGAAAGCAGAAATCATTGCGGCACTGATCAAATGTGACTGGGTTCAGTCGCGTGTCGCCAAGCTGCTGGGGATGTCGCTGGCTACTTTGAGGCGAAAAATAAAAAAATACGGTATCTCCCGAGATTGA
- a CDS encoding cytochrome c family protein: MPQIFPEWINKLPLVVLGLAVLSGGAVVAGIWYFGSPSHTDVGYRPNQPVAYSHKLHAGDLGIDCRYCHVSVESSPVASIPSTQICMNCHALVGVKSDKLKAVRSSWTDGTAIEWVRVHKLPDYAYFDHSLHLRAGVGCSSCHGRVDQMELITQRQSLSMGWCLDCHRDPGPHLRPASEITNMAWQPGPDQMTFAHEMITDKALSPPSDCTGCHR; this comes from the coding sequence TTGCCACAAATATTTCCTGAGTGGATAAATAAACTGCCTCTTGTCGTTCTCGGCCTGGCCGTATTGAGTGGTGGCGCGGTCGTGGCCGGAATCTGGTACTTTGGATCACCGAGCCATACCGATGTAGGATATCGTCCCAATCAACCGGTTGCCTACAGCCACAAGCTGCACGCCGGTGATTTGGGAATAGACTGCCGCTATTGCCACGTATCGGTTGAGTCCTCGCCGGTGGCCTCGATTCCTTCGACGCAGATATGCATGAACTGCCACGCCCTGGTGGGGGTCAAGAGTGACAAGCTCAAGGCCGTGCGCTCAAGCTGGACAGATGGTACCGCCATCGAGTGGGTGCGCGTACACAAGTTACCCGACTATGCTTACTTTGATCACAGTCTGCACTTGCGAGCGGGTGTCGGCTGTTCAAGTTGTCACGGTCGGGTAGACCAGATGGAACTCATCACGCAGCGCCAGTCGTTGAGTATGGGCTGGTGTCTGGACTGCCATCGCGATCCAGGGCCACACCTTCGTCCAGCATCGGAAATCACAAACATGGCCTGGCAGCCGGGGCCGGATCAGATGACCTTTGCACACGAGATGATAACGGACAAAGCGTTGTCACCGCCTTCAGATTGCACAGGGTGTCATCGATGA